The DNA sequence attgattagattactggtTACACGATCggttatgtttggaaaagatttgaattttctgatttttttattcttaaacCTACATATACTAAATTTGGATTAAATGTACAAATATCCTCAtatgaaaatatagtcagttgaataatataatttaattaaaactcaatccattaatactaaaatattaataaaatgatgttaaattttaaaatataaataataaattacgattatatatccgcccgtgcttcgcacgggttaaaggctagtataaagaaaaaagaatacaTGACATAAATTGAATATGAAAAAGACAATGGGCCAACTATCAAATACCGTACGTTAAAATTAAATACCCAACTGGTCCTGCACCTCCATGATTGTTTTGGCCGACTCCCTCAGCTGCTGAACTTCTTCATCACTAAGATGCACATTGGTCACACCCAAAACTCCACTTCTGCCCAGCTGTGCTGGCAGGCTCAGAAACACCCCACCCTCATCGATGCCGTAGAAGCTGGTAGCCAGCACCGAGACCGGATGGATCCTCCGCTGGTTCCTGAGAATGGTTCGAGCCAAGCTAGCCACCGAGTAGCCGATTGCCCAGGATGTGTAGCCTTTCAAACTTATCACTTCATATGCACTCTCTACAACTTCTTTGTGAATTTTCACCAGGGTTTCTTTTTCGTACGCAATTTGTTGCCTTTCCAAGAAGCTAAGGATAGGAACTCCTCCTACACTAATGCTGGACCACAGTGCCACGGAGCTGTCGCCGTGTTCTCCAACTATATAGGCCTGTTGCAACAAttagataatataaataaaatttataataaagtcACCATTTAGTAACACTGTATGTAAAAATTAATAGAAAAAATTGTTAGAAAAGCTATAACCATTGCATACAATTTTTAAAGAGTAAAATTGTAACATGTCTCACATCGATGAGTGTAGACTTTAATTCAGTTTATAAGTGAGTACTACTTTGTACCAATTGCACCATGGCCTATGAATTACCCAAGTGTGCCAAGTCTTTGCAGTTGGGTCAGTGTGTTTGGCTTATTTCCTGATTTGAAATTCGGGATTTAACTCGATTTTCAAAAAACGTAAAAAGAATCGAGATTTGATCTGGGTAGCCACAAAAACGCTTTTAGGTACGTACTTAACTGAGTATGTAATACAAATTAAAGgaaatttcataattatttgatctaattttttaatatagataaatatattatgcatttatttatgtattttaagaaaataactcCAACAATAAATTGAAATTTACCTGCACATCTTGAGCACTGACGTCAAGGTGATCAGCAATGAGGAAGCGGAACCTCGATGAATCAAGATTCGTGCCAGACCCGATAACCCTGTTGGCAGGAAATCCCGAAAGTTTCCAGGCAATATAGCTCAGCACATCCACCGGATTCGACACAATCAACAATATCGACTCTGGCGAGTACTTAGCAAGCGGTGGAATTATACTCTTAAACATGGCCACATTCCTCTGTAACAAGTTCAACCTAGACTCTCCCGGATTCTGTCTAGCTCCAGCCGTGACAATACACAAATCCGAACCCGCGGTAATCGAGTAGTCCAGAGAGGCCTGGATCTTGGTACGAGGAAGAAAAGCCGCGGCATGCTGGAGGTCCAGCATCTCGCCTTGTAGCTTATCAGAGTTGGCGTCGACGAGAGCTAGCTCGTCGACGAGGTCTTGGGTGAGGATGGTTTGGGCAATGGCCATGCCGACATTGCCCACGCCAACAACGGAGATTTTGGTGTGGCGTTTGGTTGGAGATGGAGGAGACGTGTTTTGTATGGGCTTGAAGAATGAAGGGGTTAAGTCTAGGCCTCCTGGGCCTAAGCTTGATGATGATGGAGCCTTCTTCATGATGTAGGTCTTTGTAAAGTATAGAATTAATGGTTTGTTTATCAGGGTTTTTGAATAAGTTTTGAGAAGGTTTTTGCAGATATTTATATAACCATTGATAGtagagctgttcacgaaccgagccgagccgagttttgaccgaaccgagccgagctttaattttttttctgacgagccgagccgagccgagctttttaatcgaacaaaaattgtgttcaagctcggctcgttaactaacgagccgaacacgagcttgttcgcgaacaaatacgagccaagccgagtcgagtcgagtcgagtcgagctagaaaaaaaataaggacaaaccgctagttgactcttaaaatagctaacctaataatttcaatttttttgaaactttgtttatatcactaaaatgtatatatgttaacatccatacagttggatcggtaaaaaatattttttaaaatattgaaacactaaactaggattaaacactagttagcggtactagtcaaacttctacttgcctgttaaaaaccaaataaaattattatttcctaaaattttgtttacatcactaaaatatatatatatatatatatatatatatatatatattatgttgaattctgagtccaataacatatataaattataaaaaaaccccgaaaatattacattttttcgagctttaacgagccgaactcgagccgaacgagctcgagccgagctcgagccgagctcgagccgaacatactaaaagctcggctcgagctcgtttacttaacgaacaattttttgtgttcgagctcgagctcgttaacttaacgagccgagccgaacgagctcttaacgagccgagctcgagcttgttcgcgaacagctcggttcgttaaacagccctaatTGATAGTATGAAAGAAAAGTAGTACAATGTACAAGAAGTGCATGGATTGTTGGTCAAGAAAGAGGAAGATTGGAAAGTTCTATTTTCTGGTCAATATCAACGTTATTACCTACCATGTATGAAAGCATTGACGTGAGCTTTCGGACCATTTTTTCCTGCGTTCTTTAATCTTTTGTTATGGCACTTTATATTTCTTCTagattttttaagaaataatgGAATAAAGACGTGTGTTGTCTTTAATGAAAGTTTACTTCTGCGTCCTGCGATATATTTTCTCGGCTGTTTTCTACTTTGATTTCTTGGTTGACAAGTCCTAGACTATTCCTAGCTAGCTTGATAATGCAAATGGCCAGGAAGTCTGGACGAATCAACACAATGGTTTACGGGTATATTCGTCAAATATACCCTCTTTAATTTAACACTTTTATTGCATATTATTATCTTCGATCTTCACTTTTattgcaaataatttttttttaagtgaaaattaaactatttataaaatatatcattttaatatgacAATAAATAATGTGGAGTCT is a window from the Daucus carota subsp. sativus chromosome 8, DH1 v3.0, whole genome shotgun sequence genome containing:
- the LOC108198790 gene encoding L-lactate dehydrogenase B; this translates as MKKAPSSSSLGPGGLDLTPSFFKPIQNTSPPSPTKRHTKISVVGVGNVGMAIAQTILTQDLVDELALVDANSDKLQGEMLDLQHAAAFLPRTKIQASLDYSITAGSDLCIVTAGARQNPGESRLNLLQRNVAMFKSIIPPLAKYSPESILLIVSNPVDVLSYIAWKLSGFPANRVIGSGTNLDSSRFRFLIADHLDVSAQDVQAYIVGEHGDSSVALWSSISVGGVPILSFLERQQIAYEKETLVKIHKEVVESAYEVISLKGYTSWAIGYSVASLARTILRNQRRIHPVSVLATSFYGIDEGGVFLSLPAQLGRSGVLGVTNVHLSDEEVQQLRESAKTIMEVQDQLGI